From Manihot esculenta cultivar AM560-2 chromosome 18, M.esculenta_v8, whole genome shotgun sequence:
GCGATTGCCCGATACTCGCTTCTGTGGCTTGCTGATGAGGGCCGCAATCATGGGCTTGCTGATCCAGATGCTATCGGCCCGTGTTGGAGTAGCCACTGAACGGCACTTAGCAGACTTGTGTAGAGAGGAGTACCCGATTTGGGCTAGGTTGATTTTGTGGTTCACGGCGTTTATTGGGGGCTGACATACAGGAGGTGATAGCGAGTGATTTGCTCTACCTATTTTGAGTAACGGAGTTTTGCTGCTCTGGGCGGGAGTTGTAATTACAACGTTGGATTGGTATGTTTTGgtggaaaattttcttttcttcttgtttttagaatattaaactTTTGTTTTTCTAGGATTGAATTTTACATATTAGACTTTAATGGAGACCACAAAAAaattcatgatttttttttttatatattttgctaAAGAGAAAATGCCGTTGCATGCTCTCAAGGGGTAAAGAAGGGATTACAAAGTTAAATTGTAGTAAAAGATTTGATGAAGGATTTATAACTAGAAAGAGTGGAAGGAGTGAGCCTATGAAGAATTCCTTAAAATGGAGGATTTAAAACAAACCTAAAACTTTCATAGTCAAGTCATCCTTCATAAAAAGTTTTGTGTATGAACACATCTATATTTGGAAAAAGACTCTTGGGTATCAAAGGGAGTCAACATTCTCCCAAATGGTGTGTTAAGCCAAACTTAATGACTTTAATAGTCAAAGTCCTGTCTTCATAATTAAATTCACCCTTTGTattgtattaaaattaatggaaaacTTTTATTATAATCAAGTTTATGTGAATTTGTGATGTGAAATGATAATGAAACTCACATAAAATTTTaaccataaatttaatttagacaaattttcttattaataaataaaaatttataaatttatagtcTAAATATATAGAATTTCCGTGAATTCCTTcaactataaaaatttatagtcTAAATATAGACTAAACTACCCAATGCTCctcttattttataaatctgAACTTGAAACAAAAGCTGGTGCaacattaatattatatatactaAAATTCTAAAATATCAAGTGAAACAAGTATCCATTATTCAACTGAatatcagatttttttttttttttaaatgacttCCTGCATCATGAacttcaataaaaatttaatacattAATTACGCGTTCTTAGAGAAATTTAAATCCTAAAATTAGATTTTCTTGATGTAATAAGAATAATTGGTTATGGATAAACAACTAATTAAAGCAAAACCACTTGGAGCTCATATGGGGAAATATGGTTTATGTacctaaataaatataattttcaatgAATTGTTTTGTGcaagtataataaataaaattaaggatAAACATTTAAAAATGTGTTTATATTTCTTAATCCACTAATTAGGatttaagtaattaaaatatttgcaCAATATATATTTTAGCCAATTAATTTTTGCTCAATGAGAACTAAGTAATGATATCATGAATTCATAAGTTCATCcactaatttaaaaataagttcatctactaatttaaaaataaaagtaagctATTCAATATTTGTTTTGATAAAATTCGAtcgaattcaattttatttttaaacgagtcaatttaaatttaatttttagatttatttaataaatgagtTCAGTTTAAACTATACAATATCCAGTTTGGTTATTTTTAAACTCTTCGTAATCAATTTTGTTAAACATATTGaaattaatacataaaaaaaataaattttaaactctacttgtattttcataatttaatattaaaattcattatatatgtaaataaattgaactatttattaattatttgaaaataattttgataaaaatacgatttatttgaaaataattttgataaaaatacgatttatttaaattcatttagaatcaaatttaaatttattaatattttggttcgaatttaaaataaataaaatttgaatttgacatgaatttaaaattttttaataatttaaatttaaattttttaaaattcgcTTTCCAACTCGTTTATACTCTAAATAGATGtacctttaaaattttaaaaatgcttGATTAACGAAAAAATATTACATGGGTTAAAGATCTatgttatatattaattaagtaTAACATTAACTGATGATGTTAAAGATGACAATTTGTTTTGAATATGTTTTTGTCTTGTATtgaattcgattttttttttctactccACTTGCTCTAGAGATTTATGTGCAACGAAAACAAAGAGACTTTCTCAATGCTTCAAATTCACATAATctattttaatagtaatttattattattttgatttaaaatttactttatgttatatattaattaagtatataaaattataagttttaatacaaataatacaaaatacatgtatgtatatataattgaaattatatctaaaacttatatttatataatgtgctttatttttaataaataaaatttaaatttaaattaaaaaattaaaataaaatcgatTTACTCTATTTTTGATAGAGAATTTACAACTGCGATTCCATAGCCTTAATGAAATAGAATGGAAAGCGCAATATTTGCTCACTTTagcatatttttttttcaaaaaatacgaAATAAGGAATGAAAAATGGCATGTTACCATTTTGAGAATGATatagttaataaaattataatttaaaatttaaattacagtatatcttttgcataaaaattgttttaaatctttgaaaatgaatttataatttatgatttatgaatttggtttatgattttatttattaaatttgtaaaGAAATAAGGAGTTTATATTCTTTTGGTTGAATTCTAGGGGGGGAGAGAGGGAGAAAGATAAACATtaagaatataaatattttgggAGTTAATCttaaataagaatttatatAGCAAATTGAGTTTAACTTGGACAAAAGGAGTGAATAAAATTACAGAGAAGTCTTAAGAAAAAAGAAGTTAAGTGTTTGAAGGGATTTGTTAATATCCAATGAGATTAGATATCTTAATGTGGGTCCACCATATCAAGTGGTCCCTACAGGAGTAGACATATTAAAAAAGAACAGAACAGAACACAATCTCTCTTCGGATTGGTCAGTCACAAGAGAACCCTCCTAGGTAACAAACACACGCCGAGTAAGCCCACTcgccctctctctctctctcatgaaATCTTGCCAAAAATGCATGCaaagcaaaagaagaacaaCTTTTGATAGGCGTAGCGTTAGCAGAGTAGCAGTCTCATTCTCCATCTAAAACTCTGGGAGTTGatttcttttgatataaatacaATGGCCCAATCAAATCCCCACACGATCTTCTCCCCATTAAAAATCCCGATATTCTCTCTGTAACTCATCCCACCATTAAAACCCTTCACAATTCACAAAAACCCTtcatacttcttcttcttcttcttctcctcctctcaTCTCTCTCTGTCGCCATCATCAATCCCTCATTCTCCCTCTTTCTAACATGGAGCAGAATGGTAACGGCTACTACTCTTCATCCTCACCATTTGAGTCTTCCGTTTCTCATACAAGAAACGCCTCTTTCCGCCACCTTAATCAGCGCCATCTGCTCCCCCAAACTTCCTCGCAAAACCCTAATGAAGACAacattgaatatttattttctcaacTCAGTGTCTCTCAGCATAACGGCGAACCTTCCTATCCGGCTGCTTATGGTGATAGCTCTGTTGGTTCACATCTTTATCGTCCCCATGTGGGTGGACAGACGTTTTCGGTTCAAGAAATGGGACAAAATCAGCAGAACAATGGTGTAAATTCTTGTCTGTCTATGGGGTTGCAAGATTATTTGAGTTATCCAGATATGCTTGGCTCTAATATTGATTTTAGGAATAGTTTTATATCCAATGTCAACGAACTCCCATGGGCTGATTCTAGTGGATTTTCAAACGGTTCGATGACGGACTGCTGGCTGTCGAAAATCAGGAATTCTCATTCGTCTGCTTTGTATAATGAGAGGCCTCATTGGCTACAAGAACCTTCCAATTACTTGCCTTTGGGCGATTTGAGAGGTATGATTTTGAGATTGGCAAAGGATCAAAATGGTTGTAGATTGTTACAAAGCGTCCTCGGGAGAGGAGCAAAGGTGGGAATTGGCATTGTGTTCTTCGAGGTGATAGACTATGTAGGTGAATTGATGGTGGACCCATTTGGGAATTATGTTATACAAAAGCTCGTGCAGGTGTGTAGCGAGGAACAGAGGAGTCAGATTCTTCTAAGAGTGACTAGAAGCGAATTTCAACTTGTTAGGATTTGTCTTGACACTCATGGGTATGTTTATTTCGTTCATTCACTTGTTTAATTTGGATTGCTAAGAAAAATTAAACGTTTGCAGACTATAATTTTACATTGGGATCATGGTGTTTTTGTGCATATTTACTGTTTCATTCATCTATTTGTTTTTGTTAATAGAACTCGCGCTGTACAGAAGCTGTTGGAAACTATTACCTCCCAACAGCAAATATCCGTATTTATGTCAGCAATAAGCCCCAGTGCAGTTGTACTGGCGAAGAACATCAATGGTCATCATGTAATCAAACATTGCTTACGGTATTTCTCTATTGAAAACAATAAGGTGAGCCTCAGTTAATCTATTAGTCCCCAAAAGTTTAAGTGCATCTTTATTCTAGTTTGTTTGAAGTATGGTTCCCAAATTGTGATGTGCTGCTATATGAATTAAGCCTGTGGTCATATGATCTGCACCATCTAATTAAGTATGGTGAAATCAGTGGTTTGAGCTCCCTATATTCCATGGAATACCTGATTAAATCATGGAGAATCCAATTTCATAGAATCTCATATCTAATTGTTAGTTTTTATCTGAGCAAATTCTTTCTCCTTGATTTATATGATCAATTTTAGAGCAAACTATACTTTTCTTTGGAAGCATAAACCATCTACTTATCTAGCATCAATTTTATGTGCTTTGGATTGCAAAGTTGTAGCATTAATAGCATTAGACACTGCATCTTGGCAAGCTAGGCGTCTCTCCTTGTGCAAAAGTTCTATGTACTTTTATCAACACCACATAAAATATATCTTAGATATCTTGATGGCTTTTTCCCTTTCCCCTGCTGTTTGTTATGTTAACTGCTCCCTTGATTACTGAAGGTGAGGGGATTGGACGTGttatgaatttcaaatcttataTTCAGATAATGGGAAAAACTAAAAAGGATAATATAAACAAAAAGCTTATGTAATCGTCTGATATCCATGACTTCCTAAGTTCCCTTCTGTGCTTCTTATATACTTTGGATCAAGAAAATTTCACGATCCTGAAATTTCCGCTGCAGCTTTGAGGTGTAAATCTAAAGATTATTACAATTCCATTAACTTTAATTTTGTTTCCGAGCATAGGGCAGGTCGACATGCACAAGCCAACATCTAGTAACTATTATTAGAACATTTGAATAATGTAATAATGGAAATATAACTTGATCTTAGAATCCTTATTTGTCTCTTCAGCTTTCTATTTTTCTATTTGAATCTGTAggtttgaaaatatttaatattttactttGAGGGATTATTATTGTATACATTCCTATTTTCCTTGTTATCACAAATTCTGCTTCATATTTATGTCTGCTGCTTGGTTTAATTTTCTGCATGGATTTGTTTTTTCTTAATGGGATTGATACACCGTGAACTTTGGATGTTATTTGACTAAAATGGGGATCAAATACACCTTGCATGTCAGTCAGAAGTTTTGGATAATCATCTACCAATCCTCTTTCCTCACTACACTGTTCCTTTACATGTTCTCACATTTACTTTCTCCAAATAGAAATGTTACTAAAGAACAATTCATAAATCTGGCATCATAAAGTTTCTGATGGTGGATTTTCTCTGGCAGTATCTTCTGAATGTGGTGGCAGACAACTGCTTTGAAATTGCAATAGATAAAAGTGGATGCTGTGTGCTTCAACTGTGTGTTGATAACTCTAGAGGGGAAGCTAGAGATCGTCTGATATCTGAGATAACAGCAAACGCATTACTCTTGGCAGAAGATCCTTATGGGTTTGTTTTAGTACTAAACTTAATCCATATTCTTGTTTGTATTCGGATGgtttctctatatttttatttttcttctttccaGCAACTATGTAGTACAGCATATATTGGCATTGAAGTTTCCGCGGATCACAGCAAATCTTCTTAAACAACTTCAAGGGAGTTTCATTGTTCTTGCCTGCAACAAGTATGGCAGCAATGTTGTGGAGAAGTGCTTGATTGAGTCAAATAAGGagcaatttgcccaaattattTGGGAGTTGCTCAGGAGCTCAAATGCTTCCATGCTCCTCGTGGATTCTTTTGGAAACTATGTCGTCCAGTCTGCAATATCAAAATCTGAGGTCAGATATTAGAACTCACTATATATATTGACCTGTTTGTTTGGTGCAGCTGCAAACTAGTGTAATTAAAGGTAACAAAAGCTCATTCTATGCTATTGAGAGTCCTGGTCCACATCCTTGGACAAGTTAACTGATTctaattcttaaaaaaatttctcattATGCCTTTTCCTAATATGCAATCATACATTGTACTGCACAAATTGCATATCCCAAATCAAATTGCTTGAGAAGAACTAAACCGCATACTGAATTTCCGCTACTTCTCTGCCTTCTGCACAGGGAGCATCTTTATCCCATGAGGATCTTACCTTCATTTCTTAGAATGCATGTCCACTATTCTTTGTTTGATTAATGGGTACTCTTCTGATCTTCTGTTGTGCTCCATTCCAATTGTGGCAATAACAGGGCCCAGCCTTTGTAGCGTTGCTAGAACTGATTCAGATGAACGTTCCAAGAATGCGCAACAACATTTATGGCAGAAAGATTCTTTTAAAGCTCAGGGAGAGGGGGATACATTTTTGAACACGTACAATTTTAGTTAGTAccttaattaaaagaattgtAGGAGAGTGATTTTGTTGTTTAACATTAGATGTTGTTGAGTTTGGTTCTTATCTGTCCTTGTATGCTTGAGCAGGTGTGTGTAGTTTGttacttaaataattttgagATGTGGAAGGATGTAGCTTTGGAACAAAGGGGATTATATAAGTGATGGACATGTCATCTGTCTCCATCTCCTCATTAGGATAtctagttttattattatttttttgtagcTTCCCCAAAGGGATTAGAAACAGATCATTACAAGGGAGTTTTAActgtatattattttatttactaaATCATTTTGGCCATCTTCTCTCTCTCCTTTTTACTTTGTAgcctatcttttttttttttcttttcatcaatATGTTAACTTTTGTTTGAAATacgaaattttgaaaaaatttaaaagaaataaattttttttctcaaatttttgCGTTTGGCAAAATCAATAATTCAATTTCCTTAAATTCTTGTcagaattgattttgaattaaaaataaattttactgtcagaattttgcaagaaattattttacttaaaattatttacgtcaaaaaattacttaattggctttttttttttcattttacctttaattttaaatttatttcttatttttaattaataattgcactttataaaaattattttaatttaataataactattaatatttaatacatttataattaatattaaaaaatttattatattattttattaatttttatatttttaatgataaaaaattatataaaattcagattttaaatgttacaaaaatattaataatgattttttagtgaatgtgaaaaaaataattgttatttataagaataaatatttatgttttgtttataaataataagaatgatgaattaattaaatcaatttaaattttattattaatttgtatAATATAAAATCGGTGAATTAAattctgatgatctgagatccaatcgAGTAGAgtttttacaagggtttttgtattgaaagataaaacttaaactttctgggggttcccccttttatccatttcgctatgcttgctgatgacgtgtaaaggcctttccatgattgggacacgcgtctctgacatacagattcgggtgtacgagggtatcagcagcctgcttcatgcgtaacggtctctgattctcctcgtgtgtacgttcgagcggatctgctaggctgtcctagtatggctctggatattgggctgggccgagagtcgggccggacgctgagtctgagaggagagggcctatgtaacagcccggaaaccggtacccctcttgtaacggccccaaactgctcggcactaggatccagatcggcttaaggccgccgggacccgtagtaagcctctatacatcctgaactctaggtataatcctgTGTATGATCAAACTTTACTTGAAAACTTAAGttttggtctcataaaaacctttaaacttgttttccttacctcagcttgacctatgcatgaaaacatagaacctcataccaaatgggtcatcaagcttgctttaaaacatatccgctttggttcaagggattggaaccctttctcccctcacgggccattcaaaactcataacattaaaacattttcttaagatcatgcataacaaaaagggattaacccacactctaggcaaagcacaattctatacatctcatgctacaacacatgacatatctatacttttcttaacttggctctatctctttataacattactctttctattcttCATATCCCTTATAtccataaggaccatacatcaagtccatctatcatgtccatatatcatcatgtccataactaagctatacaagcaaacaaacatacatagcattacataacataacatctctttagcaacttccttacataactatcactatctccataaacatatacatacaagcatctcttatacataaacaaaacacaactaagctattacaaccaaacatggcaacccatgcttgaacctcttctttccccatagcttactctgactgaactctggcttacctactctggccctgcaaaactggggttaagggaaaggggtgagctacaagagcccagtgagtagaaacagagaaaaacatttgatttagttcctccttttttttttttaggtttattattatctattttattgttccaccctttttatgtattttaatataaagacattttattttattctttctttttcttttcatgctttcatgaaatgcatcacatcacagttaaaacacataactttcctttcttccccgcttgagttcacgctagcaatctcttcctctcgcgggtgattttagagggttcacgaaacgtccttcccctcagggttagacatgaccccaacattccctctgtcaaaacttggcccctaaggagctctcatggggctttcctacatgtactcgcccgactgacaaagactcaatgacagacttgcgggctattgaggtcgccttggtccacccatctcatcatatacacagcaaattatgcaatgcgtcaccttcgtgaaactaatgcaatcatcctatcacatataaacatggtgcatgggcatggtgaaactagtgcaatcatcctattacataacatgatgtatgagtatgctttaggcatttgattttcttaaaataaaagattaagtttagttctactcacctgaagccactgctcaacaaactcagggtcaactagcactgaagctagacacctctcctcaggtccaatcctacacagatggactcacatgaggtactaaacacattctaacaactcataagcaactccccaaaaacccctctaaacatcactgaaacatgcatagaaaacagccatgaaaaggctggacaggcactttcggcggcaccttcggcggccgaaccctctctccagagacgaaactcgggtaccttcggcggcaccttcggcggccgaaccctctctccagagacgaaagtcaggcactttcggcggccgaacattgccttcggtggccgaaagtctgctttcaagccaaaactcactttcgggggcaaggttaggcggccaaacctatgcatccataggcatgttcggcggccgaaaccaccttcggcggccgaacctgagttcatccagaactcagccttcgtgcataacagcctcccaaacctcacaaaacaaccccaaccctcacatactctctcccaagcatgcatacacactcccacaagcaaagagagcaaggaaactaacttaaactcctcaacacaacatcacctaacatacattgggcataaaacccacaaaagcctaaacatgcatatctacccat
This genomic window contains:
- the LOC110606478 gene encoding pumilio homolog 12, yielding MEQNGNGYYSSSSPFESSVSHTRNASFRHLNQRHLLPQTSSQNPNEDNIEYLFSQLSVSQHNGEPSYPAAYGDSSVGSHLYRPHVGGQTFSVQEMGQNQQNNGVNSCLSMGLQDYLSYPDMLGSNIDFRNSFISNVNELPWADSSGFSNGSMTDCWLSKIRNSHSSALYNERPHWLQEPSNYLPLGDLRGMILRLAKDQNGCRLLQSVLGRGAKVGIGIVFFEVIDYVGELMVDPFGNYVIQKLVQVCSEEQRSQILLRVTRSEFQLVRICLDTHGTRAVQKLLETITSQQQISVFMSAISPSAVVLAKNINGHHVIKHCLRYFSIENNKYLLNVVADNCFEIAIDKSGCCVLQLCVDNSRGEARDRLISEITANALLLAEDPYGNYVVQHILALKFPRITANLLKQLQGSFIVLACNKYGSNVVEKCLIESNKEQFAQIIWELLRSSNASMLLVDSFGNYVVQSAISKSEGPAFVALLELIQMNVPRMRNNIYGRKILLKLRERGIHF